One part of the Raphanus sativus cultivar WK10039 chromosome 7, ASM80110v3, whole genome shotgun sequence genome encodes these proteins:
- the LOC108816546 gene encoding F-box protein At3g26010-like, translating to MAMATQTHLLEVIQTEILARLPLKTISRFKAVSKTWKSTIGSSYFRRHFLSLLHRNSSSSSWSLMYGRDELIVFHGRKTCDDLNPKSPAPLIPHSFKRYLCGDCDYVDSSGGLVLLTDGSDKTYCYVGSPVTQQWIKIPPPSPPSDPTGVHSTVFGLVTRLDEDGVVLSFKVVRIASYQATNNYLSSVLSVFVYSSETGVWISKVIQCPHQITNMCYINLNGTVYFTCLSEPGVLAAHDFYSESDQFRVVQLPDYPDHNKDYKRTLTISGGSVMYVRTLAKKDETVLKIWRLNSDGIDTWQLLWEVGFPIVGNYAPVAMHPFDISTAYLWSQGDYHWVSCNLRKRDYTFLGDASSNGCFIDESVCKKSVDEIWRPRSSSNLEEEDLDFEVCIWLCPFVIPRWIESVPRPPQAEMMDTTSLLSYATATHEARMEDIRNEEYFWMQVEQGLI from the coding sequence ATGGCGATGGCAACACAAACCCATCTGTTGGAGGTGATACAGACGGAGATTCTAGCGAGATTACCATTGAAAACCATCTCCAGATTCAAAGCAGTGAGCAAGACATGGAAATCAACAATCGGATCTTCGTATTTCCGCCGTCACTTTTTATCTCTGCTGCATCgaaactcatcatcatcatcgtggTCCCTCATGTACGGACGAGACGAACTCATAGTTTTCCATGGACGCAAAACATGTGATGATCTTAATCCAAAATCTCCAGCTCCACTCATCCCACACTCTTTCAAACGTTACCTCTGCGGTGACTGCGACTATGTTGATTCTTCCGGTGGATTGGTTTTGCTCACAGACGGATCTGACAAAACTTACTGCTACGTCGGGAGTCCAGTCACACAGCAATGGATCAAAatccctcctccttctcctccatCTGATCCGACAGGTGTTCATTCTACTGTGTTTGGTTTAGTGACTCGCTTGGACGAGGACGGTGTCGTTTTGAGCTTTAAAGTGGTTAGGATAGCTTCTTACCAAGCCACAAATAATTATCTCTCGAGTGTCTTGAGTGTGTTTGTGTATTCCTCTGAGACAGGGGTTTGGATTTCTAAAGTGATTCAATGTCCCCATCAAATCACCAACATGTGCTATATCAACCTGAATGGTACGGTTTACTTTACTTGTCTGAGCGAACCTGGCGTACTCGCAGCTCATGATTTCTATTCTGAGTCCGATCAGTTCCGGGTTGTGCAATTACCGGACTATCCTGATCACAACAAGGACTACAAACGAACCTTGACTATATCAGGAGGCTCTGTCATGTATGTCAGAACATTGGCTAAAAAGGACGAAACTGTTTTGAAGATTTGGAGGCTGAACAGTGATGGCATTGACACTTGGCAACTTTTGTGGGAAGTAGGCTTCCCGATTGTCGGTAATTACGCACCCGTGGCAATGCATCCATTTGATATAAGTACTGCCTATCTATGGAGTCAAGGTGATTATCATTGGGTATCTTGTAACTTGCGGAAACGAGACTACACATTCCTCGGTGATGCATCTAGTAATGGTTGTTTCATTGACGAGTCGGTTTGTAAGAAGAGTGTGGATGAGATATGGCGTCCAAGATCATCATCAAATTTAGAGGAAGAAGACTTGGACTTTGAAGTTTGTATCTGGTTATGCCCATTCGTGATCCCACGGTGGATTGAATCGGTGCCTCGTCCTCCCCAAGCTGAGATGATGGATACGACTTCACTACTTTCCTACGCTACTGCAACACATGAGGCAAGGATGGAGGATATAAGAAATGAGGAGTACTTTTGGATGCAGGTCGAGCAAGGTCTGATCTGA